The following are from one region of the Biomphalaria glabrata chromosome 4, xgBioGlab47.1, whole genome shotgun sequence genome:
- the LOC129925640 gene encoding uncharacterized protein LOC129925640, whose translation MNSACFPVPLVNNADVTMNSNNDTATYRCLAGFFMTGAARVLCQDGQWAPLPTCVVIKEDVNLYNTIHDSTDVWWFYLLAGLLGFVALIVMVSLMCHCCCCTAHLVTIHPSDSHSLERRCCRCCCCHKVGLHVRADQTQVNANKADKIVQQTIEPIAQNANSRSRHVQTVVNSNKTDMKTVNELTSPRQLKALKKNKIIWLPHTQIDRHDKVWR comes from the exons ATGAACTCAGCCTGTTTTCCGGTACCACTGGTCAATAACGCAGATGTGACCATGAATTCAAACAACGACACCGCGACCTACAGATGCCTGGCAGGCTTCTTCATGACAGGGGCGGCACGGGTCCTGTGCCAAGATGGACAGTGGGCCCCGTTGCCAACCTGTGTGGTCATCAAAGAAGATGTCAATCTGTACAATACTATTC ACGACAGTACTGACGTCTGGTGGTTCTATCTACTAGCAGGCTTACTTGGCTTTGTGGCACTGATTGTAATGGTTTCCCTTATGTGTCATTGCTGCTG CTGCACTGCTCACTTGGTGACTATACACCCCAGCGACTCCCACTCCCTAGAGAGACGCTGCTGCAGATGCTGCTGTTGTCATAAAGTTGGACTGCATGTCAGAGCTGACCAGACGCAAGTGAACGCAAACAAAGCTGACAAAATTGTCCAGCAGACGATCGAACCCATCGCTCAAAAC GCTAACTCCAGGTCAAGACATGTCCAGACAGTGGTCAACTCGAACAAGACAGATATGAAGACTGTGAATGAGCTGACCAGCCCACGACAACTCAAAGCtctgaagaaaaacaaaattatctgGCTGCCGCACACGCAGATTGACAGACACGACAAAGTGTGGAGATGA